One Paraburkholderia caffeinilytica DNA segment encodes these proteins:
- a CDS encoding amino acid ABC transporter permease: MFASSQAEIAQLFSFYNLLLLVEGFAATFVLSVAGCLTGFLAGFVIAIVRVTHSRTMAPLRALAFVYCFLFRRIPFLVTLMLVFFASQTSKANLPTFAVASLSVCLIASAYLGEIIRSGLESVHKNQWEAAQTLNFSYFESLRFVIVPQAWRVIVPPTFGFFVMFIKDTALASQIGVMELTSAGKVLANKGFSSWLVYGTVLVLYFVMSYPLSRLGKRLEKKLAATRNR; encoded by the coding sequence ATGTTCGCTTCCTCACAGGCCGAAATCGCACAACTGTTTTCTTTCTACAACCTGCTGTTGCTGGTGGAAGGGTTCGCTGCAACCTTCGTGCTCTCGGTGGCCGGCTGCTTGACGGGCTTTCTGGCGGGCTTCGTCATCGCGATTGTCCGCGTCACGCATTCCCGCACGATGGCGCCTCTGCGCGCCCTCGCCTTCGTCTATTGCTTCCTGTTTCGCCGTATCCCGTTTCTGGTCACGCTGATGCTCGTGTTCTTCGCGAGCCAAACGTCGAAAGCGAATCTCCCGACGTTTGCCGTCGCGTCGCTGAGCGTATGCCTGATCGCCTCCGCCTACCTGGGCGAGATCATTCGAAGCGGACTCGAATCGGTCCATAAGAACCAATGGGAAGCCGCGCAAACGCTGAATTTCTCGTACTTCGAATCGCTGCGCTTCGTCATCGTGCCGCAAGCGTGGCGCGTGATCGTGCCGCCCACGTTCGGGTTCTTCGTCATGTTCATCAAGGACACGGCGCTCGCCTCGCAGATCGGCGTGATGGAACTGACGTCCGCCGGCAAGGTGCTGGCCAACAAGGGCTTTTCCTCGTGGCTCGTGTACGGAACGGTGCTGGTGCTTTATTTTGTGATGTCGTACCCGTTGTCGCGCTTGGGTAAGCGCCTGGAGAAGAAACTTGCCGCAACTCGAAATCGTTGA
- a CDS encoding amino acid ABC transporter ATP-binding protein — protein MPQLEIVDLKASYGPHTVLERINLSVEKGEIVSLIGPSGSGKSTLLRVLLGLLPPEHGSVRLNGNPVNYADKAAVRSLRSEIAIVFQQYNLFQNMNVLDNVMITPTRIKGWPRKQVEEDAIRLLTRVGLEHRLKAYPDELSGGQQQRVAIARALALKPNVLFLDEVTAALDPELVTEVLDTIRALALEGITMFIVSHEMSFVREVSSKVVFMAGGHVIETGTPQQVFDAPQETRTREFVGKILRH, from the coding sequence TTGCCGCAACTCGAAATCGTTGATCTGAAGGCGTCGTACGGGCCGCACACGGTTCTCGAACGCATCAACCTGTCGGTCGAGAAAGGTGAAATCGTCAGTCTGATCGGACCGTCCGGATCGGGCAAGAGCACGTTGCTGCGCGTTCTTTTGGGACTGTTGCCGCCGGAGCACGGCAGCGTGCGGCTGAACGGCAATCCCGTGAACTATGCGGACAAGGCGGCCGTGCGGTCGTTGCGCTCGGAAATCGCGATCGTCTTTCAACAATACAACCTGTTCCAGAACATGAATGTGCTGGACAACGTGATGATCACGCCTACCCGGATCAAGGGGTGGCCGCGCAAGCAGGTGGAAGAAGATGCCATCCGGCTACTCACGCGCGTGGGCCTGGAACACAGGCTGAAAGCGTATCCGGACGAGCTGTCGGGTGGTCAGCAGCAACGTGTTGCCATCGCCCGCGCGCTGGCGTTGAAGCCGAATGTGCTCTTTCTTGATGAAGTCACGGCGGCGCTCGACCCAGAACTCGTCACCGAGGTGCTCGATACGATTCGCGCCCTGGCGCTGGAGGGCATCACCATGTTCATCGTGTCGCACGAGATGAGCTTCGTGCGCGAGGTATCGTCGAAAGTCGTGTTCATGGCTGGCGGCCATGTGATCGAGACCGGTACGCCGCAGCAAGTCTTCGATGCCCCGCAGGAAACCCGCACGCGCGAATTCGTCGGCAAGATCCTGCGTCACTGA
- a CDS encoding GntR family transcriptional regulator: protein MTASSLTTPEKLGELAYQTLRRMILDKALRSGGPVVEGRLAEELNISRTPMREALLRLEGEGLLTRAGARSYSVRFVSAQEYLQAMKVRELLEAEAVGLAIGKIDKKQIQQLIKKIKALRSGQQEQEHWQIDDQVHTMMAHASGNDVLARMIEVVRTNSRLFELTTPFNRIEEDRAEHLAILEAYAADDADAARAAVRTHLQNLRRFVLNRLTGGGL, encoded by the coding sequence GTGACAGCATCTTCCCTGACAACCCCGGAAAAACTGGGCGAACTGGCTTATCAGACCCTTCGGCGGATGATCCTCGACAAGGCATTGCGCAGCGGCGGCCCTGTCGTCGAAGGGCGACTGGCCGAGGAACTCAACATTTCCCGCACGCCCATGCGCGAAGCATTGCTGCGGCTCGAAGGCGAGGGGCTGTTGACGCGCGCCGGGGCCCGCTCATACTCGGTGCGCTTCGTCAGCGCTCAGGAATATTTGCAGGCCATGAAGGTGCGCGAGCTGCTCGAGGCGGAGGCAGTCGGCCTTGCCATCGGCAAGATCGACAAGAAGCAGATCCAGCAACTGATAAAGAAGATCAAGGCTTTGCGCAGTGGGCAGCAGGAGCAGGAACACTGGCAGATCGACGACCAGGTCCACACGATGATGGCGCATGCGAGCGGCAACGACGTGCTCGCGCGGATGATCGAAGTTGTGCGCACGAACAGCCGGCTGTTTGAACTCACAACGCCTTTCAATCGAATCGAGGAGGACCGCGCCGAGCACCTTGCGATCCTCGAAGCGTACGCTGCCGACGACGCAGATGCCGCACGCGCGGCCGTTCGCACGCACCTGCAGAACCTGCGCCGTTTCGTGCTTAATCGCCTGACTGGAGGCGGACTCTAA
- a CDS encoding autotransporter outer membrane beta-barrel domain-containing protein has product MRKSGPQPQPAARRLTAISLAVTAALAAMTPPAAKSQTVISGTVTSMQTWTSGNFTVESGAAIVSSSGAVVTNNGASLGTLTNNGTLSGNDTLSNYGGTIAALINNGTISASSGTYSVFNLGTIGTLTNNGTISGGSFNLLNLGTIGTLTNNGTISSRIGILNEGTIGTLSNNGTISGTIGHGTSIGLYNSGMIGTLTNIGTLTNSGTITGRDYAIYNESGATIGTITNSGVIAGNIVNFASNALTISGGTGTTFGTLTGYNGAVGTITSTSANLNFASGNLLLNDTIIVGSNTVNNIGATLEVDNLTTIAGNYSQGQAATLLIGVANGATSAGSLTDTGYGRLVVSGDATIAAGSSVQLKSTTGGYGFAAGQRFVVVDAAGVGTYNASSLKYSIAGYTSTLTGTTVSTTGHTDLVVTVDNATIIPPASSTTSSSTSGTSSSSGTQSTSTTSSSSPTSFASLATQPNAAKALGGLLGYTGVDNAGLLNLYDATLASLADGSTSTANQIGKQLAPIQTQYAGSASTLEALGVVGAHVDALRLARADGATGVATGDSAPRWTAWGQVFGGHASQGEGDGVDGYSANYGGLLIGADRAFGEHWQAGGAFQYSHTAIDATAGDSAGVNAYGLIGYASYEGSPWYVNLSGAATLQHYDTTRVVSMTGYSGAAYGNFSGQQYVAHAEAGWPLAVAGTTLTPLASLTYSHLNQAGYTESGGNGAALTVGGTHVNSVRSALGAKLDKAFGTAYGELVPELRVQWIHEYDRARQTTGASFAADATGETAFTTVGATPVSNLASVSLGVTLVRASNLSISARYELQAGSGFMSNTGILRLQQRF; this is encoded by the coding sequence ATGCGCAAATCGGGACCTCAACCGCAGCCGGCGGCAAGGCGACTGACGGCGATCAGCCTCGCGGTGACGGCGGCGCTCGCCGCGATGACACCGCCCGCCGCCAAGTCCCAGACGGTCATCTCCGGCACCGTGACCAGCATGCAGACGTGGACCAGCGGCAATTTCACGGTCGAGAGCGGGGCGGCGATCGTATCATCGAGTGGTGCGGTGGTCACCAACAACGGGGCGTCGCTCGGTACGCTGACCAATAACGGCACGCTCAGCGGCAACGACACCTTGAGCAATTACGGCGGGACCATCGCCGCGCTGATCAACAACGGCACCATCAGCGCCAGCAGCGGCACCTACAGCGTCTTTAACCTCGGCACGATCGGCACGCTCACGAACAACGGCACGATCAGCGGTGGTTCATTCAACCTCTTGAACCTGGGCACAATCGGCACGCTCACGAACAACGGCACGATCAGCAGCCGCATAGGCATACTCAACGAAGGCACGATCGGGACATTGAGCAACAACGGCACGATCAGCGGCACGATCGGCCACGGTACCTCCATCGGCCTCTACAACTCCGGCATGATCGGCACGCTCACGAACATCGGCACGCTCACGAACAGCGGCACGATCACGGGTCGCGACTACGCGATCTACAACGAGTCGGGCGCCACGATCGGCACGATCACCAACTCGGGTGTGATCGCGGGCAATATCGTGAACTTCGCCAGCAATGCACTGACGATCAGCGGCGGCACGGGCACCACCTTCGGCACGCTGACCGGCTATAACGGCGCGGTGGGCACGATCACCAGCACCTCGGCGAATCTCAACTTTGCCTCGGGCAACCTGCTGCTGAACGACACCATCATTGTCGGCTCGAACACGGTCAACAACATCGGCGCGACGCTCGAAGTTGACAACCTCACGACGATCGCCGGCAACTACTCGCAAGGCCAGGCGGCCACGCTGCTGATCGGCGTCGCCAACGGCGCGACCTCCGCCGGCAGCCTGACCGATACGGGCTACGGACGCCTCGTGGTGTCGGGCGATGCGACGATCGCGGCGGGTTCGTCGGTGCAGCTCAAGAGCACGACGGGCGGCTACGGCTTTGCGGCCGGCCAGCGTTTCGTGGTGGTGGACGCGGCCGGCGTCGGCACCTATAACGCGAGCTCGCTGAAGTATTCGATTGCGGGCTATACATCCACGCTGACCGGCACCACGGTCAGCACTACCGGTCACACGGACCTCGTGGTGACGGTGGACAACGCCACGATCATCCCCCCGGCATCCAGCACCACCAGCTCGTCGACCTCCGGCACCAGCAGTTCGTCCGGCACACAGTCCACCTCGACCACCTCATCCTCGTCGCCCACCTCGTTCGCCTCGCTCGCGACGCAGCCCAATGCAGCGAAGGCGCTGGGCGGCCTGCTCGGCTACACCGGCGTGGACAATGCCGGCCTGCTGAACCTGTACGACGCGACGCTGGCGTCGCTGGCCGACGGCTCCACCAGCACGGCCAACCAGATCGGCAAGCAGCTCGCGCCGATCCAGACTCAGTATGCCGGCTCGGCCTCGACACTCGAAGCTCTCGGCGTGGTGGGCGCGCACGTGGACGCGCTGCGCCTCGCCCGTGCCGACGGCGCCACGGGCGTGGCCACCGGCGACAGCGCGCCGCGCTGGACCGCCTGGGGCCAGGTGTTCGGCGGCCACGCGAGCCAGGGCGAAGGCGACGGCGTGGACGGCTACAGCGCGAACTACGGCGGGCTGCTGATCGGTGCGGACCGCGCGTTCGGCGAGCACTGGCAGGCGGGCGGCGCGTTCCAGTATTCGCACACCGCGATCGACGCCACCGCGGGCGACAGCGCAGGTGTGAACGCGTATGGCCTGATCGGCTACGCGAGCTACGAGGGCTCGCCGTGGTACGTGAACCTCTCGGGTGCCGCGACGCTGCAGCACTACGACACGACGCGCGTGGTGAGCATGACGGGCTACAGCGGCGCGGCCTATGGCAACTTCAGCGGCCAGCAGTACGTGGCGCACGCCGAAGCGGGCTGGCCGCTGGCGGTGGCCGGCACCACGCTGACGCCGCTGGCGAGCCTGACGTACAGCCATCTGAACCAGGCGGGCTACACGGAGAGCGGCGGCAACGGCGCGGCGCTCACCGTGGGCGGCACACACGTGAACTCGGTGAGAAGCGCACTGGGTGCGAAGCTCGACAAGGCATTCGGGACCGCGTATGGGGAACTGGTGCCGGAGCTGCGCGTGCAGTGGATCCACGAGTACGACCGGGCACGGCAGACAACCGGCGCGAGCTTCGCGGCCGATGCGACGGGTGAGACGGCGTTCACGACGGTGGGCGCGACCCCGGTGTCGAATCTGGCGAGCGTGTCGCTGGGGGTGACGCTGGTGCGGGCGAGCAACCTGAGCATCTCGGCGCGCTACGAGCTGCAGGCGGGCTCGGGCTTTATGTCGAACACCGGCATCCTGCGCCTGCAGCAGCGCTTCTGA
- a CDS encoding chromate resistance protein ChrB domain-containing protein — protein sequence MITLTTWAVLVLTFPTENATARMRAWRALKAKGCAVLRDGIYLLPHTAEREDMLRELAGSIDEAGGTAHLLRAQSLDASQEADFRALFDRNDDYATFVASLVVARKTLRGQSPAEVTRLLRRVRKDYEAIRTIDYFPGAESTDAEVAWEDFLALADTVLSPGEPHAAERAIRPLQRDEYQARTWATRQRLWVDRVASAWLIRRFIDPKARFLWLVSPEACPPDALGFDFDGAAFTHIGERVTFEVLVVSFGLDDDAALLRLGEMVHTLDVGGAPVPEAIGFEAVMAGARQRALDDDQLLDEMGRVLDSIYAHFAASTKNSNAGSRS from the coding sequence ATGATCACCCTAACCACTTGGGCCGTGCTGGTCCTGACCTTTCCCACCGAGAACGCTACCGCGCGGATGCGGGCATGGCGGGCGCTGAAAGCGAAAGGGTGCGCCGTCCTGCGTGACGGCATCTACCTGCTGCCGCACACTGCGGAGCGCGAAGACATGCTGCGCGAACTCGCAGGCAGCATTGACGAGGCCGGCGGCACCGCACATCTGCTGCGGGCGCAAAGTCTGGACGCGTCGCAGGAAGCGGACTTCCGCGCGCTGTTCGATCGGAACGACGATTACGCGACCTTTGTCGCGTCACTAGTCGTTGCCCGGAAAACACTGAGAGGCCAGTCGCCCGCCGAGGTCACCCGCCTGTTACGTCGCGTGCGCAAGGACTATGAGGCGATCCGGACGATCGACTATTTCCCGGGAGCAGAATCGACCGACGCCGAAGTCGCCTGGGAAGACTTTCTGGCGCTCGCGGATACGGTCCTGTCGCCGGGTGAGCCGCATGCGGCCGAGCGCGCCATCCGGCCGTTACAGCGCGACGAGTACCAGGCACGCACGTGGGCAACCCGGCAACGGCTATGGGTCGATCGCGTTGCGAGCGCATGGCTGATCCGCCGTTTCATCGACCCGAAGGCACGCTTCCTCTGGCTGGTTTCGCCGGAGGCCTGCCCGCCGGACGCACTCGGTTTCGACTTCGACGGCGCCGCCTTTACGCATATCGGCGAGCGCGTGACCTTTGAGGTGCTGGTTGTGAGCTTCGGCCTCGACGACGACGCGGCGCTTCTTCGGCTCGGTGAAATGGTGCACACGCTTGACGTCGGCGGCGCTCCGGTGCCGGAAGCGATCGGCTTCGAAGCGGTGATGGCCGGCGCACGGCAGCGCGCGTTGGACGACGATCAACTGCTCGATGAAATGGGGCGCGTGCTGGATTCGATCTACGCGCACTTTGCGGCGAGCACAAAAAACAGCAATGCAGGGAGCCGGTCATGA